In Gimesia panareensis, the genomic window CGGCTCACATTGTGTCCGGCAGTTGATTGAGGCCGGACAGAAAGTTTGTGTGATTGACAATCTCTATCGCGGACACCGCGAAGCGGTTCCGGCGGAAGCATCCTTCTTTCAAATCGATCTGCTCGAAACAGAACGTCTGACCGAAGTCATGAAGTCGCAGCGGATCGAGAAAGTCATTCACTTTGCCGCGCTGGCCTATGTCGGAGAATCGGTAACAGAACCGCTCCCTTACTACATGAATAACACCGCCGGCACGGTTTCGCTGTTACGGGCCATGCGTAATTCGCGCGTCAGCCAGATTGTCTTCAGTTCTTCCTGTGCCACCTATGGCATTCCGGACCAGATCCCCGTAACGGAAGAAAGCCCCCAGTCTCCTATCAATCCTTATGGCTGGTCAAAGCTGTTTATCGAACAGATTCTGAATGACTGCTCCCACAGCTATCCTAATTTCGGTTTTATTGGCTTGCGTTATTTTAATGTCGCAGGTTGTTCGCACGATGGTGCGCTGGGAGAAGATCACGACCCGGAAACGCATCTGATCCCCAACTGTCTGCGAACGGCACTGGGACAGCAGTCTCATATGACGGTCCTGGGGAACGATTACCCCACAGATGACGGCACCTGCATCCGTGATTACGTGCATGTAGAAGACATCTGCTCGGCACACCTGCTGGCCCTCAACGCCTTAAATCCGCAATCTAGTCGCTATTATAACATTGGACTCGGCCAGGGCTTTTCGGTACTGGACGTGGTCAAAACTTCGGAACGGGTCACAGGTCATGAGATTCCCGTTGAATTTAAACCGCGGCGTCCTGGCGATCCCCCCGTGCTCTCTGCCTCCAATAAACGCATTTCTGAAGAACTGGGATGGTCCCCTAAATACACATCCCTGGAAGAGATTATCCAGACCGCCTGGGACTGGTTCCGTACGCACCCCG contains:
- the galE gene encoding UDP-glucose 4-epimerase GalE; the protein is MTILVTGGAGYIGSHCVRQLIEAGQKVCVIDNLYRGHREAVPAEASFFQIDLLETERLTEVMKSQRIEKVIHFAALAYVGESVTEPLPYYMNNTAGTVSLLRAMRNSRVSQIVFSSSCATYGIPDQIPVTEESPQSPINPYGWSKLFIEQILNDCSHSYPNFGFIGLRYFNVAGCSHDGALGEDHDPETHLIPNCLRTALGQQSHMTVLGNDYPTDDGTCIRDYVHVEDICSAHLLALNALNPQSSRYYNIGLGQGFSVLDVVKTSERVTGHEIPVEFKPRRPGDPPVLSASNKRISEELGWSPKYTSLEEIIQTAWDWFRTHPEGYRTETAS